From the genome of Bubalus bubalis isolate 160015118507 breed Murrah chromosome 2, NDDB_SH_1, whole genome shotgun sequence, one region includes:
- the FAM43B gene encoding protein FAM43B has protein sequence MLPWRRNKFVLVEDDAKRKAKSLSPGLAYTSLLSSFLRSCPDLLPDWPLERLGRVFRSRRQKVELNKEDPTYTVWYLGNAVTLHAKGDGCTDDAVGKIWARCGPGGGTKMKLTLGPHGLRMQPCERSSSGGPGGRRPAHAYLLPRITYCAADARHPRVFAWVYRHQARHKAVVLRCHAVLLARAHKARALARLLRQTALAAFTDFKRLQRQSDARHVRQQHLRAGGAPAASLPRAPLRRLLNAKCAYRPPPAAERGRGAPRLSSIQEEDEDQDEDAGTRERPEVLSLARELRTCSLRAAPAPPPPSQPRRWKAGPRERAGQAR, from the coding sequence atGCTGCCCTGGAGGCGTAACAAATTCGTGCTGGTGGAGGACGACGCCAAGCGCAAGGCCAAGAGCCTGAGTCCGGGCCTCGCCTACACGTCGCTGCTCTCCAGCTTCCTGCGCTCCTGCCCGGATCTGCTGCCCGACTGGCCGCTGGAGCGCCTGGGCCGCGTGTTCCGCAGCCGGCGCCAGAAAGTGGAACTCAACAAGGAGGACCCGACCTACACCGTGTGGTACCTGGGCAACGCCGTCACCCTGCACGCCAAGGGCGACGGCTGCACCGACGACGCCGTGGGCAAGATCTGGGCGCGCTGCGGGCCGGGCGGGGGCACCAAGATGAAGCTGACGCTGGGGCCGCACGGCCTCCGCATGCAGCCGTGCGAGCGCAGCAGCTCAGGGGGCCCCGGGGGCCGCCGGCCGGCGCACGCCTACCTGCTGCCGCGCATCACCTACTGCGCGGCGGACGCGCGCCACCCGCGCGTCTTCGCCTGGGTCTACCGCCACCAGGCGCGCCACAAGGCCGTGGTGCTGCGCTGCCACGCCGTGCTGCTGGCGCGGGCGCACAAGGCGCGCGCCCTGGCCCGCCTGCTCCGCCAGACCGCTCTGGCGGCCTTCACCGACTTCAAGCGCCTGCAGCGCCAGAGCGACGCGCGCCACGTGCGCCAGCAGCACCTCCGCGCCGGGGGCGCCCCCGCCGCCTCGCTGCCCCGCGCCCCGCTGCGCCGGCTCCTCAACGCCAAGTGCGCCTACCGGCCGCCCCCCGCCGCCGAGCGCGGCCGCGGGGCGCCGCGCCTCAGCAGCATCCAGGAGGAGGACGAGGACCAGGACGAGGACGCGGGGACGCGCGAGCGGCCGGAGGTGCTCAGCCTGGCCCGCGAGCTGAGGACGTGCAGCCTGCGGGCCGCCCCGGCGCCTCCGCCGCCCTCGCAGCCCCGCCGGTGGAAGGCCGGCCCCCGGGAGCGAGCGGGCCAGGCGCGCTGA